A genomic stretch from Schistosoma mansoni, WGS project CABG00000000 data, chromosome 4 unplaced supercontig 0032, strain Puerto Rico, whole genome shotgun sequence includes:
- a CDS encoding XP_018645650.1 has product MCITNETVNVFVVGSKSSRCTTVDVSCLRNIVKDNCTSRCRYSDYCQNVAIHNVK; this is encoded by the coding sequence ATGTGTATTACCAATGAAACAGTCAACGTGTTTGTTGTTGGCTCTAAATCATCTCGCTGTACCACGGTGGATGTCTCATGCTTAAGGAACATTGTGAAGGACAATTGTACGTCAAGATGCAGGTATTCCGACTACTGTCAGAATGTAGCTATAcataatgtaaaataa